A region from the Motacilla alba alba isolate MOTALB_02 chromosome 10, Motacilla_alba_V1.0_pri, whole genome shotgun sequence genome encodes:
- the CIAO2A gene encoding cytosolic iron-sulfur assembly component 2A, whose translation MALALALLWQALGRVWRSPAGSARHAPPSRAMEHDRAIEVYDIIRTIRDPEKPNTLEELEVVTENCVEVQEIGEDEYLVIIRFTPTVPHCSLATLIGLCLRIKLQRCLPFRHKLEIYISEGTHSTEEDINKQINDKERVAAAMENPNLREIVEQCVTEPD comes from the exons ATGGCGCTGGCGCTGGCGCTGCTGTGGCAGGCGCTGGGCCGCGTGTGGCGGAGCCCCGCCGGTAGCGCCCGCCATGCGCCCCCGAGCCGCGCCATGGAGCACGACAGGGCCATCGAGGTCTACG ATATAATCCGGACTATCCGGGACCCGGAGAAGCCCAACACTTTGGAAGAACTGGAAGTGGTGACGGAAAACTGCGTGGAAGTGCAGGAGATAGGGGAGGATGAATATCTGGTCATCATCAGGTTTACACCAACAGTACCTCATTGCTCCTTGGCCACTCTCATCG GCCTTTGTTTAAGAATAAAACTTCAGAGATGTTTGCCTTTTAGACACAAG CTGGAAATCTACATTTCCGAGGGCACACATTCCACGGAGGAGGACA TCAACAAGCAGATCAATGACAAGGAGAGGGTGGCAGCAGCCATGGAGAACCCGAACCTGCGCGAGATCGTGGAGCAGTGCGTCACTGAGCCCGACTAG